The following proteins come from a genomic window of Campylobacter coli 76339:
- a CDS encoding MotA/TolQ/ExbB proton channel family protein produces the protein MNFEAIFQFFGSSSIITYIVLAWLSLYFILSFSILFSRMSYLAAWRNKEKESLETLLLGEKDLSRTHSILRKCTDTSLSHLEIYKNLASRRASYGLTWLSIVASTSPFIGLFGTVISILETFGGLGTQNSLSIIAPKISEALVATGCGILVAIPAYTFHLIIKRKAFELLSIIDSEIKVISSNK, from the coding sequence ATGAATTTTGAAGCAATATTTCAGTTTTTCGGAAGTTCAAGCATAATCACTTATATAGTCTTAGCTTGGCTTTCTTTATATTTTATACTTTCTTTTTCTATACTTTTTTCAAGAATGTCTTATTTGGCAGCTTGGAGAAATAAAGAAAAAGAAAGTTTAGAAACTCTACTCTTGGGCGAAAAAGACTTGAGTAGAACACATTCTATTTTAAGAAAATGTACAGACACTAGTTTATCACATCTTGAAATTTATAAAAATTTAGCAAGTCGTCGCGCCTCTTACGGGCTTACTTGGCTTAGTATAGTAGCTTCAACCTCTCCTTTTATCGGACTTTTTGGTACGGTTATTTCCATACTTGAGACTTTTGGTGGCTTAGGAACGCAAAATTCTTTAAGTATTATCGCGCCTAAAATCAGTGAGGCTTTAGTTGCTACGGGTTGTGGTATTTTGGTTGCTATCCCTGCTTATACTTTTCATCTTATTATTAAAAGAAAGGCTTTTGAGCTTTTAAGCATTATTGATAGTGAGATTAAAGTTATTAGCTCTAATAAATAG
- a CDS encoding Biopolymer transport protein ExbD/TolR, translating into MPFDDEKPELNITPLVDIMLVLLAILMVTAPSITYEEKINLPQGSQKSTSAPSVKSLIVSINAKKEIFLNQEKYSFVSFADNLAQKKAQFNTDEPVFIRADKSLKYDDVIFVLRSIKNLGFSKVALQTE; encoded by the coding sequence ATGCCATTTGATGATGAAAAACCAGAGCTTAATATAACTCCTTTGGTTGATATCATGCTTGTTTTATTGGCTATTTTAATGGTAACAGCTCCTAGTATTACTTATGAAGAAAAAATCAATCTTCCCCAAGGAAGTCAAAAATCCACAAGCGCTCCTAGTGTTAAAAGTTTGATTGTTAGCATTAATGCTAAAAAAGAGATATTTTTAAATCAAGAAAAGTATAGTTTTGTGAGTTTTGCAGATAATCTTGCGCAAAAAAAAGCACAATTTAATACCGATGAACCGGTATTTATTAGAGCTGATAAAAGTTTAAAATACGACGATGTTATTTTTGTCCTAAGAAGTATAAAAAATTTAGGCTTTAGTAAGGTCGCCTTACAAACAGAATAA
- a CDS encoding Outer membrane lipoprotein omp16 precursor, with translation MKKILFGSIAAFALVISGCSTKSTSVSGDTSVDSNRGTGGSDGWDIDSKISQLNDTLGKVYFDFDKFNIRPDMQNVVNTNANIFNNEVSGVSITVEGNCDEWGTDEYNQALGLKRAKAVKEALIAQGVNSDRIAVKSYGETNPVCTEKTKACDAQNRRAEFKLSR, from the coding sequence ATGAAAAAAATTCTTTTTGGTTCTATTGCAGCATTTGCATTGGTTATTAGTGGTTGTAGCACAAAAAGCACTAGTGTAAGTGGTGATACAAGCGTAGATTCTAATCGCGGAACAGGCGGTAGTGATGGCTGGGATATTGATTCAAAAATTTCTCAACTTAACGATACTTTAGGAAAAGTATATTTTGACTTTGACAAATTCAATATCCGCCCAGATATGCAAAATGTTGTTAACACAAATGCAAATATTTTCAACAATGAAGTAAGCGGTGTAAGCATCACTGTTGAAGGTAACTGCGATGAGTGGGGAACAGATGAGTATAATCAAGCTTTAGGCTTAAAAAGAGCAAAAGCAGTTAAAGAAGCTTTGATTGCTCAAGGTGTAAATTCTGACAGAATCGCTGTTAAAAGCTACGGTGAAACAAATCCAGTATGTACAGAAAAAACAAAAGCTTGCGATGCTCAAAATCGCCGTGCAGAATTTAAACTATCAAGATAA
- a CDS encoding ATP synthase B chain, giving the protein MKKLFYFVFLLPLCAFGASNGSGEYDIVPRTINFLIFIAILYYFVANPFKAFYKNRILKISLKLDEIQKKLLESKAKKLDTMKKLEEAKANAAAALVVAKKEAEVLAQKIKEETQNELALLEKHFEEQKDYEIRKMEKEVVSLTLKEIFGDSNVALKQNEIVDIMMKKVS; this is encoded by the coding sequence ATGAAAAAGTTATTTTACTTTGTGTTTTTGCTGCCTTTATGTGCTTTTGGTGCATCTAATGGTAGCGGAGAGTATGATATTGTTCCAAGAACAATAAACTTCTTAATTTTTATAGCTATATTGTATTATTTTGTAGCAAACCCTTTTAAAGCTTTTTACAAAAATCGAATTTTAAAAATTTCTTTAAAATTGGATGAAATTCAAAAGAAACTTCTAGAAAGTAAAGCAAAAAAACTTGACACAATGAAAAAGCTTGAGGAAGCTAAAGCAAATGCGGCAGCAGCTTTGGTTGTGGCAAAAAAAGAAGCAGAAGTTCTTGCTCAAAAAATCAAAGAAGAAACTCAAAATGAGCTTGCTTTACTTGAGAAACATTTTGAAGAGCAAAAAGACTATGAAATTAGAAAAATGGAAAAAGAGGTTGTATCTTTAACTCTTAAAGAAATTTTTGGAGATTCAAATGTTGCTTTAAAACAAAATGAAATCGTTGATATTATGATGAAAAAGGTGTCTTAA
- a CDS encoding ATP synthase beta chain has protein sequence MQGFISQVLGPVVDVDFNDYLPQINEAIVVNFESEGKKQKLVLEVAAHLGDNRVRTIAMDMTDGLVRGLKAEALGAPISVPVGEKVLGRIFNVTGDLIDEGEEVAFDKKWAIHRDPPAFEDQSTKSEIFETGIKVVDLLAPYAKGGKVGLFGGAGVGKTVIIMELIHNVAFKHSGYSVFAGVGERTREGNDLYNEMKESNVLDKVALCYGQMNEPPGARNRIALTGLTMAEYFRDEMGLDVLMFIDNIFRFSQSGSEMSALLGRIPSAVGYQPTLASEMGKFQERITSTKKGSITSVQAVYVPADDLTDPAPATVFAHLDATTVLNRSIAEKGIYPAVDPLDSTSRMLDPNIIGEEHYKVARGVQSVLQKYKDLQDIIAILGMDELSEEDKLIVERARKIEKFLSQPFFVAEVFTGSPGKYISLEETIAGFKGILEGKYDHLPENAFYMVGNIEEAIAKADKLKG, from the coding sequence ATGCAAGGATTTATTTCACAAGTATTAGGTCCAGTTGTTGATGTAGATTTTAACGACTATTTGCCTCAAATTAATGAAGCTATTGTTGTAAATTTTGAAAGCGAAGGCAAAAAACAAAAGCTTGTTTTAGAAGTAGCAGCACACTTGGGTGATAATAGAGTTAGAACTATTGCTATGGATATGACAGATGGTTTAGTAAGAGGACTTAAGGCAGAAGCTTTGGGTGCTCCTATTAGCGTTCCTGTAGGTGAAAAAGTTTTAGGAAGAATTTTCAATGTTACAGGAGATTTGATTGACGAGGGTGAAGAAGTTGCTTTTGATAAAAAATGGGCAATTCATAGAGATCCTCCTGCATTTGAAGATCAAAGCACAAAAAGTGAAATTTTTGAAACAGGTATTAAAGTTGTGGACTTGCTTGCTCCTTATGCAAAAGGTGGTAAAGTAGGGCTTTTCGGTGGTGCTGGTGTTGGTAAAACAGTTATCATCATGGAGCTTATTCATAATGTTGCCTTTAAACACAGCGGTTATTCAGTATTTGCAGGTGTTGGTGAGAGAACACGTGAAGGTAATGACCTTTATAACGAAATGAAAGAAAGTAATGTTTTGGATAAAGTTGCCTTATGTTATGGACAAATGAATGAACCACCAGGGGCAAGAAATCGTATCGCTTTAACAGGTCTTACTATGGCTGAGTATTTTAGGGATGAAATGGGTCTTGATGTTTTGATGTTTATCGATAATATCTTTAGATTTTCTCAATCAGGTTCTGAAATGTCTGCGCTTTTAGGTAGAATTCCTTCAGCTGTGGGTTATCAACCAACTTTAGCAAGCGAAATGGGTAAATTCCAAGAAAGAATTACTTCGACTAAAAAAGGTTCAATTACTTCAGTTCAAGCCGTTTATGTTCCAGCAGATGACTTAACAGACCCTGCTCCTGCAACTGTTTTTGCTCACTTAGATGCTACGACAGTTTTAAATAGAAGTATCGCAGAAAAAGGTATTTATCCTGCGGTTGATCCGCTTGATTCAACTTCAAGAATGCTTGATCCAAATATCATCGGTGAAGAGCACTATAAAGTTGCACGCGGTGTTCAATCCGTACTTCAAAAATATAAAGATTTACAAGATATCATTGCGATTTTAGGTATGGATGAATTAAGCGAAGAAGATAAATTGATCGTTGAAAGAGCAAGAAAAATAGAGAAATTCTTATCACAGCCATTCTTCGTTGCAGAAGTATTTACAGGTAGCCCTGGAAAATATATTTCTCTTGAGGAAACCATTGCAGGCTTTAAGGGAATTTTAGAAGGTAAATACGACCACTTGCCAGAAAATGCTTTCTATATGGTGGGTAATATTGAAGAAGCTATTGCAAAAGCAGATAAACTGAAAGGTTAA
- a CDS encoding ATP synthase gamma chain, whose translation MSNLKEIKRKIKSVHNTQKTTNAMKLVSTAKLKKAEEAAKRSRVYAQKIDEILSEISFQINNVVHNEEDARFALFHKKNQIKNVDLIFITADKGLCGGFNIKTLKAVSELLKEYEEKNINVRLRAIGKTGIEYFNFQKIELLEKYLGLSSSPDYDKACSVIQSAVDDYLNGITDEVILVHNGYKNMITQELKISHLIPVEPKQIEGNSNSLLELEPEDTDLLGDLMKTYFEYNMYYALIDSLAAEHSARMQAMDNATNNAKARVKQLNLAYNKARQESITTELIEIISGVESMK comes from the coding sequence ATGTCTAATTTAAAAGAAATTAAAAGAAAAATAAAAAGCGTCCATAATACGCAAAAAACAACCAATGCGATGAAGCTTGTTTCTACTGCCAAATTAAAAAAGGCAGAAGAAGCAGCAAAAAGATCTAGGGTTTATGCACAAAAAATTGATGAGATTTTGAGTGAAATTTCATTTCAAATCAACAATGTTGTTCATAATGAAGAGGATGCAAGATTTGCTTTATTTCACAAGAAAAATCAAATCAAAAATGTAGATCTAATCTTTATAACAGCAGACAAAGGGCTTTGTGGAGGTTTTAATATCAAAACTCTAAAAGCTGTGAGTGAACTTTTAAAAGAATATGAAGAAAAAAATATCAATGTTCGTTTAAGAGCTATCGGAAAAACAGGAATTGAGTATTTTAACTTTCAAAAGATAGAGCTTTTAGAAAAATATCTTGGTCTAAGCTCGAGTCCTGATTATGATAAGGCTTGCTCTGTTATCCAATCTGCTGTAGATGATTATTTAAATGGAATAACCGATGAAGTTATTTTGGTGCATAATGGATATAAAAATATGATTACGCAAGAATTAAAAATTTCTCATCTAATCCCAGTAGAGCCAAAACAAATCGAAGGAAATTCAAATTCGCTTTTAGAACTTGAGCCTGAAGATACAGATCTTTTGGGAGATTTGATGAAAACATATTTTGAGTACAATATGTATTATGCATTAATCGATTCTTTGGCTGCAGAACATAGCGCGAGAATGCAAGCTATGGATAATGCTACCAATAACGCAAAAGCTAGGGTTAAACAGCTTAATTTAGCTTATAATAAAGCAAGACAAGAATCTATCACTACTGAACTTATCGAAATTATCAGTGGTGTTGAGTCGATGAAATAG
- a CDS encoding tolB protein precursor, periplasmic protein involved in the tonb-independent uptake of group A colicins → MKKIVTVFLIFLGVLWAEDPVIDVVNSGVVLPKIIVKDNSNLSDINLKRSFYNIIVNDLKVSSNFEVVSDTNLEATNYTFEYDLSKNGDALNLNVKIKAGGVEKSSQTYTLNGIEQYPFLAHKSVKASVNALGLAPVDWMDHKILIARNSSSKKSQIIMADYTLTYQKVIINGGLNLFPKWGNKEQSIFYYTAYDHDKPTLYRYDLKTNKANKILSSGGMVVASDVSLDGSKLLVTMAPKDQPDVYLYDLNSKNLTQLTNYSGIDVNGNFIGVDDSKFVFVSDRLGYPNIFIQDINNGTAEQAVFHGRNNSAVSTYKDFLVYSSREPNQVGVFNIYLMSINSTGIRQFTANGKNLFPRFSSDGGSIVFIKYLGAQSALGVIRVNANKTFYFPLKVGKIQSIDW, encoded by the coding sequence ATGAAAAAAATTGTAACAGTATTTTTAATTTTTTTAGGAGTACTTTGGGCAGAAGATCCTGTTATCGATGTTGTAAATTCAGGTGTAGTTTTACCCAAAATCATTGTTAAAGACAATTCAAATTTAAGTGATATTAATTTAAAGCGCAGTTTTTATAATATCATTGTAAATGACTTGAAGGTAAGTTCAAATTTTGAAGTTGTAAGTGATACAAATTTAGAGGCTACAAATTACACATTTGAATACGATTTGAGTAAAAACGGCGATGCTTTAAATTTAAATGTTAAGATTAAAGCAGGCGGTGTGGAAAAGTCAAGCCAAACTTATACTTTAAATGGTATTGAGCAGTATCCTTTTTTAGCTCATAAGAGTGTAAAAGCTTCTGTAAATGCACTAGGACTTGCACCTGTTGATTGGATGGATCATAAGATTTTAATTGCTAGAAATTCAAGCTCTAAAAAAAGTCAAATTATTATGGCTGATTATACTTTAACATATCAAAAAGTTATCATTAATGGCGGATTAAATTTATTTCCTAAATGGGGAAATAAAGAACAAAGCATTTTTTATTATACTGCATACGATCATGATAAACCAACCCTTTATCGTTACGATTTAAAAACTAACAAGGCAAATAAAATTTTATCTAGTGGAGGTATGGTAGTAGCAAGTGATGTAAGCTTAGATGGTAGCAAGTTGCTTGTAACTATGGCTCCAAAAGATCAACCTGATGTTTATTTGTATGATTTAAATTCTAAAAATTTAACCCAACTTACAAATTATTCGGGTATAGATGTAAATGGAAATTTTATAGGTGTGGATGATAGCAAATTTGTTTTTGTAAGCGATCGTTTGGGTTATCCTAATATCTTTATACAAGATATCAATAATGGAACCGCCGAGCAAGCAGTTTTTCATGGTAGAAATAATTCCGCAGTTTCAACTTATAAAGATTTTTTAGTGTATTCTAGTCGTGAGCCAAATCAAGTGGGTGTTTTTAATATTTATTTAATGTCAATTAACAGCACGGGTATTCGTCAGTTTACTGCAAATGGAAAAAATTTATTCCCTAGATTTTCAAGCGATGGGGGGAGTATAGTTTTTATCAAATACCTTGGAGCACAAAGCGCTTTGGGTGTTATTCGTGTTAATGCAAATAAGACTTTTTATTTTCCGTTGAAAGTTGGGAAAATTCAGTCTATTGATTGGTAA
- a CDS encoding TonB-like; putative TolA function, whose product MKEYGLSNVNSFLLAVAVYICIILLVFFRLITHTQPAIQYTDIQDSFIDIELMEPSKKVVNEQSIPKDIQKPTQELDIEKLFAQTTNKAVKTEDIDQKASNFNELFGNIKEVQEEKTTKIQSSAKSETTSSSKTQASELVKQLNDSLLEEESINQGESIKNQKTGIYDEFLGKVVRTITQRWRQYHPNSENISVRVKIFIDENGIFGYTSVEKSGNSLYDAKVAEFLENQKGKFIAYPPQNKSISITMNLKDEAQIQK is encoded by the coding sequence ATGAAAGAATATGGTTTAAGCAATGTAAATTCTTTTTTACTTGCTGTTGCGGTTTATATTTGTATTATTCTCCTTGTTTTTTTTAGACTTATAACCCATACACAACCTGCGATTCAATACACTGATATCCAAGATAGTTTCATTGATATAGAACTTATGGAGCCTTCAAAGAAAGTTGTAAATGAGCAAAGTATTCCCAAAGATATTCAAAAACCTACGCAAGAACTTGATATCGAGAAACTTTTTGCACAAACTACAAATAAAGCAGTAAAAACTGAAGATATAGATCAAAAAGCTAGCAATTTTAATGAGCTTTTTGGCAATATCAAAGAGGTGCAAGAGGAAAAAACTACTAAAATACAATCTAGTGCAAAATCAGAAACAACAAGTAGTTCAAAAACCCAAGCTTCAGAGCTTGTAAAACAATTAAATGATAGTTTACTTGAAGAAGAAAGTATCAATCAAGGTGAAAGTATAAAAAACCAAAAGACGGGAATTTATGATGAATTTTTAGGCAAGGTAGTGCGTACCATCACCCAAAGATGGAGACAATATCATCCTAATAGTGAAAATATTTCAGTCAGGGTAAAAATTTTTATTGATGAAAACGGAATTTTTGGTTATACTTCGGTCGAAAAAAGTGGAAATTCTTTATATGACGCAAAAGTAGCTGAATTTTTAGAAAATCAAAAGGGTAAATTTATAGCCTATCCGCCTCAAAATAAAAGCATAAGTATTACCATGAATTTAAAAGATGAGGCACAAATTCAAAAATAA
- a CDS encoding ATP synthase epsilon chain yields the protein MDNLISFEIVTPMGVIYQGEVKSVTLPGSEGEFGVLKGHAALVSSLKSGVIDIEKADLNHELIAIDAGHAKVDEDKISVLAKGAVWISGSSESEIEKNLESAKELIRSMSSDNAALAATFSKLDNAKVR from the coding sequence ATGGACAATTTAATCAGTTTTGAAATAGTTACACCTATGGGTGTAATTTACCAAGGGGAGGTAAAATCAGTTACCTTGCCAGGAAGCGAAGGAGAATTTGGAGTACTTAAAGGACATGCTGCTTTAGTTTCATCTTTAAAGTCTGGTGTAATTGATATAGAAAAAGCTGATTTAAATCATGAATTAATCGCAATTGATGCAGGTCATGCTAAGGTAGATGAAGACAAGATCAGTGTTTTAGCTAAGGGTGCAGTTTGGATTTCAGGCTCTAGCGAAAGTGAAATCGAAAAAAATCTTGAAAGCGCCAAAGAATTAATCAGATCTATGAGTTCAGATAATGCAGCTTTGGCTGCTACCTTTTCAAAGCTTGACAATGCAAAGGTTAGGTAG
- a CDS encoding ATP synthase B' chain, whose protein sequence is MFEDMHPSIMLATMAIFLAMIVILNTMLYKPLLKFMDERNDSIKNDENKVKENSQEMLGANDEVEAIHVSTREEIHKIKQNAINAAKEEAQQAIKAKKEELERKMASFYTELISQKKELQDHLSAHLPDLKQALQNNIKQH, encoded by the coding sequence ATGTTTGAAGATATGCATCCTTCCATCATGCTTGCCACTATGGCTATTTTTTTAGCTATGATAGTGATTTTAAACACTATGCTATACAAGCCTCTTTTGAAATTTATGGACGAAAGAAATGACTCTATAAAGAATGACGAAAATAAAGTCAAAGAAAATTCACAAGAAATGCTAGGGGCCAACGATGAGGTTGAAGCAATTCATGTGAGCACAAGAGAAGAAATCCATAAAATCAAACAAAATGCTATAAATGCAGCCAAAGAAGAGGCTCAACAAGCTATAAAAGCTAAAAAAGAAGAACTAGAACGCAAAATGGCTAGTTTTTACACCGAATTAATATCTCAAAAAAAAGAACTTCAAGACCACTTGTCAGCACATTTGCCTGACCTTAAACAAGCTTTACAAAACAATATTAAACAGCATTAA
- a CDS encoding TPR repeat containing exported protein; Putative periplasmic protein contains a protein prenylyltransferase domain, with the protein MKKIFSVALIGATLLYAESSAFGAGDLTSDSPYGLTSGEKLLKEKLDTLSNNDAQVNSRINEIEQRVEGLQSTLEGINSQYAKSNSRLTQLETNFEAMENNLSTELQNLKAYVEESRKIQDTNNKQIKKILAELSSLVDSINANYVSKDDLNDFNLSANNTLVIPTSDDKNATSLKENNASVIPVKEKEVKQIDDSWKKKKNNEILDLAIKDLNDNSYENSKTKLNYLISKQYKPARANFWLGEIEYKQKKYNNAIAYYKTSSALSTKGDYFPKLLYHTAISLDKIGDPKTANGFYKALKTNYPNSPEAKASPNRK; encoded by the coding sequence ATGAAAAAAATATTCTCAGTAGCTCTTATCGGAGCTACTTTACTTTATGCAGAAAGCTCCGCTTTTGGTGCAGGAGATTTAACTAGCGATTCCCCTTACGGCTTAACATCAGGCGAGAAACTACTTAAAGAAAAATTAGATACTTTAAGCAATAACGATGCTCAGGTAAATTCTAGAATTAATGAAATTGAACAAAGAGTTGAAGGATTGCAAAGTACCTTAGAAGGTATAAATTCACAGTATGCTAAATCCAATTCTAGACTAACACAACTTGAAACTAATTTTGAAGCTATGGAAAATAATTTAAGCACAGAACTTCAAAATTTAAAAGCTTATGTTGAAGAAAGTAGAAAAATTCAAGATACTAACAATAAGCAAATTAAGAAAATTTTAGCTGAATTAAGTTCTTTAGTTGATTCTATTAATGCAAATTATGTATCTAAAGATGACTTAAATGATTTTAATTTAAGTGCTAATAATACTCTTGTCATACCTACAAGTGATGATAAAAATGCAACTTCTCTTAAGGAAAATAATGCTAGTGTTATTCCGGTAAAAGAAAAAGAAGTTAAGCAAATCGACGATTCTTGGAAAAAGAAAAAAAATAATGAAATTTTAGACTTGGCTATCAAAGATTTAAATGATAATTCTTACGAGAATAGTAAAACTAAATTAAATTATCTCATATCAAAACAATATAAACCCGCAAGGGCAAATTTTTGGCTTGGAGAGATTGAATATAAGCAAAAGAAATACAATAATGCTATTGCTTATTATAAAACAAGCTCTGCTTTAAGCACTAAGGGGGATTATTTTCCAAAGCTCTTATATCACACAGCAATTTCTCTTGATAAGATAGGAGATCCAAAAACAGCTAATGGATTTTATAAGGCTTTAAAGACAAATTATCCTAATTCACCAGAAGCAAAAGCTTCCCCAAATAGAAAATAA
- a CDS encoding ATP synthase delta chain, with product MNDLIAKRYAKAIALRADISEFYDNLSILSSAFALPKFKNIIESHQIQKEKKLEFVVSLIEKASPSFNNFLKLLVENSRLSCIPQIAKELEKQKSFKENIFLGTVYSKEALSEDSIKELENRLSAKFSVKIKLQNKVGLDEGVKISLEELGYEISFSMKALQNKMSEYILKII from the coding sequence ATGAATGATTTAATAGCTAAAAGATATGCAAAAGCCATAGCTTTAAGAGCAGATATCTCAGAATTTTATGACAATTTATCTATTTTAAGTTCAGCTTTTGCTCTACCTAAATTTAAAAATATCATAGAATCACACCAAATTCAAAAAGAAAAAAAATTAGAATTTGTTGTTTCTTTGATAGAAAAAGCCAGCCCTAGTTTTAATAATTTCTTAAAGCTATTAGTAGAAAATTCAAGACTTTCTTGCATTCCTCAGATTGCAAAAGAACTTGAAAAGCAAAAGTCTTTTAAAGAAAATATTTTTTTAGGAACGGTTTATTCTAAAGAAGCGTTAAGCGAAGATAGCATCAAAGAGCTTGAAAATAGACTTAGTGCTAAATTTAGTGTAAAAATCAAATTACAAAATAAAGTGGGTTTAGATGAAGGTGTGAAAATTTCACTAGAAGAATTAGGTTATGAAATTTCTTTTTCAATGAAAGCTCTTCAAAACAAGATGAGCGAATATATACTCAAAATTATTTAA
- a CDS encoding ATP synthase alpha chain produces MKFKADEISSIIKERIENFDLNLEIEETGKIISVADGVAKVYGLKNIMAGEMVEFDNGDKGMALNLEESSVGIVILGKGEGLKEGASVKRLKKLLKVPVGEALIGRVVNALGEPIDAKGAIESSEFRFVEEKAKGIMARKSVHEPLHTGIKAIDALVPIGRGQRELIIGDRQTGKTTVAIDTIISQKGQGVICIYVAIGQKQSTVAQVVKRLEEHGAMDYTIVVNAGASDPAALQYLAPYTGVTMGEFFRDNAKHALIVYDDLSKHAVAYREMSLILRRPPGREAYPGDVFYLHSRLLERASKLNDELGAGSLTALPIIETQAGDVSAYIPTNVISITDGQIFLETDLFNSGIRPAINVGLSVSRVGGAAQIKATKQVSGTLRLDLAQYRELQAFAQFASDLDEASRKQLERGQRMVELLKQPPYSPLSVEKQVILIFAGTKGYLDDVAVSQIREFEDGIYPFIEAKYPDLFEQIRSKKALDAELEEKLAKAINEFKANHL; encoded by the coding sequence ATGAAATTTAAAGCTGATGAAATCAGTTCTATCATCAAAGAAAGAATCGAAAATTTCGATTTAAATTTAGAGATCGAAGAAACAGGAAAAATTATTTCAGTAGCTGATGGTGTAGCTAAGGTTTATGGTCTTAAAAATATCATGGCAGGTGAAATGGTAGAATTTGACAATGGCGATAAAGGTATGGCATTAAACCTTGAAGAAAGTAGCGTGGGTATAGTTATACTTGGAAAAGGAGAAGGTTTAAAAGAAGGTGCTTCTGTAAAACGCCTTAAAAAACTTCTTAAAGTTCCAGTAGGAGAAGCCCTTATCGGTCGTGTTGTAAATGCACTAGGCGAACCAATTGATGCTAAAGGGGCTATTGAAAGTAGCGAATTCCGTTTTGTTGAAGAAAAAGCAAAAGGCATTATGGCTAGAAAAAGCGTTCATGAGCCTTTACATACAGGGATTAAAGCTATAGATGCACTTGTGCCGATTGGCCGTGGTCAAAGAGAGCTTATCATAGGCGATAGACAAACAGGTAAAACCACTGTAGCTATAGATACTATCATCTCTCAAAAAGGACAAGGAGTAATTTGTATTTATGTAGCTATAGGACAAAAACAAAGCACAGTAGCTCAAGTTGTAAAAAGACTTGAAGAGCATGGAGCTATGGATTATACTATAGTTGTAAATGCAGGTGCTTCAGATCCAGCAGCACTTCAATACTTAGCACCATATACAGGTGTAACTATGGGTGAGTTTTTTAGAGATAATGCAAAACATGCTTTGATTGTTTATGACGATTTGAGCAAACACGCTGTAGCTTATCGTGAAATGTCTTTGATTTTACGCCGTCCTCCAGGTCGTGAGGCTTATCCTGGGGATGTTTTCTATCTTCACTCAAGACTTTTAGAAAGAGCTAGTAAGTTAAATGATGAGTTAGGTGCAGGTTCTTTAACGGCTTTACCGATTATCGAAACTCAAGCGGGCGATGTTTCAGCTTACATTCCAACCAATGTTATTTCGATTACTGATGGACAAATTTTCTTAGAAACTGATTTATTTAACTCAGGAATTCGCCCAGCTATCAATGTGGGTCTATCTGTTTCTCGTGTGGGTGGTGCAGCTCAAATTAAAGCAACCAAGCAAGTTTCAGGAACTTTAAGACTTGATCTTGCACAATATAGAGAACTCCAAGCTTTTGCTCAATTTGCAAGTGATTTAGATGAAGCAAGTAGAAAACAACTTGAGCGAGGACAAAGAATGGTTGAGTTGTTAAAACAACCTCCTTATTCTCCGCTTAGCGTTGAAAAACAAGTAATCTTAATTTTTGCAGGAACAAAAGGTTATTTGGATGATGTAGCTGTTTCTCAAATTAGAGAATTTGAAGATGGAATTTATCCATTCATAGAAGCAAAATATCCAGATCTTTTCGAGCAAATTCGCTCTAAAAAAGCTTTAGATGCAGAGCTAGAAGAAAAATTAGCTAAAGCAATAAATGAGTTTAAAGCAAATCATCTATAA